Proteins encoded in a region of the Flammeovirga yaeyamensis genome:
- a CDS encoding tetratricopeptide repeat protein, protein MNIQRLNQLLEFYKEDPSDPFVIYGLATEYASDKNWEKAIFYYDLLLKDHESYTGTYYHAAIAYTEIDNREEAEEIYKKGLVVCEREKDHHALKELRNAYTNFQLDDDDEW, encoded by the coding sequence ATGAATATTCAAAGATTAAATCAATTACTCGAATTTTATAAAGAAGATCCATCAGATCCATTTGTTATCTATGGTCTAGCTACAGAATATGCATCTGATAAAAATTGGGAAAAAGCCATTTTCTATTACGATCTATTACTTAAAGATCACGAATCGTATACAGGTACCTATTATCATGCGGCTATTGCCTATACTGAAATAGATAATAGAGAAGAAGCAGAGGAGATCTATAAAAAAGGTTTGGTGGTTTGTGAAAGAGAAAAGGATCATCATGCTTTAAAGGAATTGAGAAATGCCTATACAAATTTTCAGTTAGACGACGATGATGAGTGGTAA
- a CDS encoding FKBP-type peptidyl-prolyl cis-trans isomerase, which produces MMKTYYLLISLLFIFLNSNAQCDKCLPQEEEIDYCFKDARFEDLCAQFVDKNYFYFNKKKKSKRIDLNFDDVEDIVAYRKITNNKKLKLTANDLLFIQMSVSKWNVEKKRLGYEFLESGLGIKIIKKGGDVKPVDGKTVVVHYVGYLMDGEKFDSSRDRGQPFQFQLGRGRVIKGWDEGVKNLTIGTRAMLMIPPELGYGSRNMGPIPANSTLIFDIEVLDQK; this is translated from the coding sequence ATGATGAAAACATATTATTTATTAATTAGTCTATTATTTATTTTCCTAAATTCTAATGCCCAATGCGATAAGTGTCTCCCTCAAGAAGAGGAAATCGATTATTGCTTTAAAGACGCACGATTCGAAGACCTATGTGCTCAATTTGTAGATAAAAACTATTTTTATTTCAATAAAAAGAAAAAATCGAAGAGAATAGATCTAAACTTTGATGATGTAGAAGATATAGTAGCCTACAGGAAAATCACAAATAATAAAAAGTTGAAGTTAACAGCTAATGACCTACTTTTTATTCAAATGTCTGTATCGAAGTGGAATGTTGAGAAAAAACGTTTAGGATATGAATTCTTAGAATCAGGATTAGGTATCAAAATAATTAAGAAAGGTGGAGATGTTAAGCCTGTTGATGGTAAAACAGTTGTAGTACATTACGTTGGTTATCTCATGGATGGAGAAAAATTTGATAGTTCTCGTGATAGAGGACAACCATTCCAATTTCAATTAGGTAGAGGTAGAGTGATTAAAGGATGGGACGAAGGTGTAAAAAATCTAACCATAGGTACTAGAGCAATGTTAATGATACCGCCAGAATTAGGTTATGGTTCAAGAAATATGGGGCCAATACCCGCTAACTCTACTTTAATATTTGATATTGAAGTTTTAGATCAAAAATAA
- the xseB gene encoding exodeoxyribonuclease VII small subunit, producing the protein MSEKDEQLTYESALKELQEIQNKLDEEEVAIDELAKLAKRAKFLIQWCKDKLKGIDQELSDIFSDNN; encoded by the coding sequence ATGTCAGAAAAAGACGAACAATTAACTTACGAATCGGCTTTAAAAGAACTTCAAGAAATTCAGAATAAATTAGACGAAGAAGAAGTAGCCATTGATGAATTAGCGAAGTTGGCAAAACGTGCCAAGTTCTTAATTCAGTGGTGTAAAGATAAACTAAAAGGAATCGATCAAGAGTTATCGGATATTTTTTCAGACAACAATTAA
- a CDS encoding alpha-ketoacid dehydrogenase subunit alpha/beta, translating into MTTKQNINYKFTKEEVLQDLRIALESRHASLIGRKEVFMGKAKFGIFGDGKEVPQLAMAKFFQNGDFRSGYYRDQTFMFAIGQLSIQEFYAQLYAHTDVEADPSSAGRCMNAHFSTRSLNDDGSWKNLTQQKNSSSDISCTAGQMPRLVGLAYASKLYRDNKELNGSEVASNFSVNGNEVAFGTIGNASSAEGMFFEAINAAGVLNIPMITSIWDDGFGISVPNEYQMTKNDVSAALAGFQKENDTNGLEIFTVNAWDYPALINTYKKAVDAARKNHTPALIHVKEVTQPQGHSTSGSHERYKSEERLKWETEYDCIKKMKEWVLEEGFATQEEIDAIDKEALDKVKSQRKAAWDAFKDSMKGDHQTALELMKRATNAVPQNNEILRLSKELQKTINPIRKDAIVVIKKALRELRFENLGIQDDMRDWLKQVKEENYERYSSYLYSESEEAALKVKEVTPEYNSNSPMVDGREIMQATFDKIFENDPRVFAIGEDVGKIGDVNQGFAGLQDKYSETRITDTGIRETTIVGQGVGAALRGLKPIVEIQYLDYIYYALSTLTDDLACLQYRTKGGQKAPLIIRTRGHRLEGVWHSGSPIAALLNSIRGINFLVPRNMTRAAGFYNTMLKSDEPALIIECLNGYRLKEKMPENLEEICTPLGVPETIREGADVTIVTYGSMCRIVMEAADHLAKVGIQVEVIDVQSLLPFDINHSIVESIKKTNRVIFADEDMPGGTTGYMMQKVVDEQGAYNYLDSKPVCIAAQPHRPAYASDGDYFSKPNAEDIFEAAYSIMSEVDPVKFPEIY; encoded by the coding sequence ATGACAACAAAGCAAAATATAAACTACAAGTTCACTAAGGAAGAAGTTCTTCAGGATTTAAGAATAGCCTTAGAGAGTAGACATGCCAGTTTAATTGGTAGAAAAGAAGTGTTTATGGGGAAAGCAAAATTTGGCATCTTTGGTGATGGTAAAGAAGTTCCTCAATTAGCAATGGCCAAGTTTTTCCAAAATGGAGACTTTAGATCGGGATATTATCGTGATCAAACTTTTATGTTTGCAATTGGTCAATTATCTATACAAGAATTTTATGCTCAGCTTTACGCTCATACAGATGTAGAAGCTGATCCATCAAGTGCTGGTAGATGTATGAATGCTCACTTCTCTACTCGTAGTTTAAATGATGATGGTTCTTGGAAAAATCTAACTCAACAAAAAAATTCTAGTTCAGATATATCGTGTACTGCTGGTCAAATGCCACGTTTAGTTGGACTGGCTTATGCATCAAAACTTTACCGTGACAATAAAGAGTTAAATGGTAGCGAAGTTGCTAGTAATTTCTCTGTAAACGGTAATGAGGTTGCTTTTGGTACAATAGGAAACGCTTCATCAGCTGAAGGAATGTTCTTTGAAGCAATCAATGCTGCAGGTGTTTTAAATATTCCTATGATCACATCTATTTGGGATGATGGTTTTGGAATCTCTGTGCCCAATGAATATCAGATGACCAAAAATGATGTATCTGCTGCTTTGGCAGGTTTTCAAAAGGAAAATGATACAAATGGTCTTGAAATATTTACGGTGAATGCTTGGGACTACCCTGCCTTAATCAATACATATAAGAAAGCGGTAGATGCTGCAAGAAAAAATCATACTCCTGCCCTAATTCATGTTAAAGAAGTAACACAGCCACAAGGTCACTCTACTTCTGGATCTCATGAAAGATATAAATCAGAAGAACGATTAAAATGGGAAACTGAGTATGATTGTATTAAAAAAATGAAAGAGTGGGTTCTTGAGGAAGGTTTTGCCACTCAAGAAGAAATTGATGCCATTGATAAAGAAGCTTTAGATAAAGTTAAATCACAACGTAAAGCAGCTTGGGACGCTTTCAAAGATTCAATGAAAGGTGATCATCAAACAGCTTTAGAGTTGATGAAAAGAGCCACAAATGCTGTCCCTCAAAATAATGAGATCTTAAGGTTATCTAAAGAACTTCAAAAAACAATCAACCCAATACGAAAAGACGCAATCGTTGTAATCAAAAAAGCACTTAGAGAGCTTCGTTTTGAAAATCTTGGTATTCAAGATGATATGCGTGATTGGTTGAAACAAGTAAAAGAAGAAAATTACGAAAGGTATAGTAGCTATTTATACAGTGAGTCTGAAGAAGCTGCTTTAAAAGTTAAAGAAGTTACTCCTGAGTATAACTCTAACTCTCCTATGGTGGATGGGCGTGAGATTATGCAAGCTACTTTTGATAAAATCTTTGAAAACGATCCAAGAGTGTTTGCTATTGGTGAAGATGTAGGTAAAATTGGTGATGTCAACCAAGGTTTTGCTGGGCTTCAAGATAAATACTCTGAGACAAGAATCACAGACACAGGCATTCGTGAAACAACTATTGTTGGACAAGGTGTAGGAGCAGCATTGAGAGGTTTAAAACCAATTGTTGAAATTCAATACTTGGATTATATCTATTATGCTTTATCGACTTTAACTGACGATTTGGCTTGTCTACAATACAGAACAAAAGGTGGGCAGAAAGCTCCACTAATAATTAGAACTAGAGGTCATAGATTGGAAGGTGTTTGGCACTCAGGTTCTCCTATTGCTGCACTTTTAAACAGTATTCGTGGTATTAACTTCTTAGTACCAAGAAATATGACTCGTGCCGCTGGTTTCTATAATACCATGCTTAAATCTGATGAACCTGCTCTAATTATTGAGTGTCTAAATGGTTACAGATTAAAAGAGAAAATGCCAGAAAACTTAGAGGAAATTTGTACTCCTCTTGGTGTTCCTGAAACTATTCGCGAAGGAGCTGATGTAACAATCGTTACTTACGGCTCTATGTGTAGAATTGTGATGGAAGCAGCTGATCATTTAGCAAAAGTGGGTATTCAAGTAGAAGTAATTGATGTTCAATCGTTACTACCGTTTGATATTAATCACAGTATTGTTGAGTCAATTAAGAAAACAAACCGTGTTATTTTTGCTGACGAGGACATGCCTGGCGGAACTACTGGCTATATGATGCAAAAAGTGGTTGACGAGCAAGGTGCATACAACTATTTAGATTCTAAACCTGTTTGTATCGCAGCTCAACCTCATAGACCTGCATATGCTTCAGATGGAGATTACTTCTCTAAACCAAATGCAGAAGATATTTTCGAAGCAGCTTACTCTATCATGAGTGAAGTGGATCCAGTGAAATTCCCTGAGATTTATTAA
- a CDS encoding SIR2 family NAD-dependent protein deacylase → MKKKKIVVLTGAGISAESGIATFRGSDGLWEGHDIMDVASPEGWAKDRELVLDFYNQRRRNGINAKPNKGHITLAALEKYYDVEIITQNVDHLHELAGSTKVTHLHGKLFESRSTLDPNLIYPVEGTELNLGDKCEKGSQLRPNIVWFGEDVPMMEKAITLTEEADFFIIVGTSLQVYPAAGLLHYVPSHCKLFLVDPNVPKGIDPSKIKVIEASATQGVPELMDYFMKIDHI, encoded by the coding sequence ATGAAAAAGAAAAAAATTGTTGTTTTGACCGGTGCTGGTATCAGTGCAGAGAGCGGAATTGCCACTTTTAGAGGTAGCGATGGTCTTTGGGAAGGGCACGATATTATGGATGTAGCATCCCCAGAAGGTTGGGCAAAAGACAGAGAATTAGTACTTGATTTCTATAATCAAAGGAGACGAAATGGGATAAACGCTAAACCAAATAAAGGGCACATTACTTTAGCTGCTTTAGAAAAATATTATGACGTTGAAATAATCACTCAAAATGTAGATCACTTACATGAATTGGCAGGTTCTACCAAAGTCACCCATTTACATGGCAAATTATTTGAAAGTAGAAGTACTTTAGACCCTAATTTAATTTACCCCGTAGAAGGTACTGAATTAAACCTAGGTGATAAATGTGAAAAAGGAAGTCAGTTAAGACCAAATATCGTTTGGTTTGGAGAAGATGTCCCTATGATGGAGAAAGCAATTACTTTAACAGAGGAGGCCGATTTCTTTATTATAGTTGGAACATCTTTACAAGTTTATCCTGCTGCAGGATTACTACATTATGTCCCTTCACATTGTAAACTCTTTTTAGTTGACCCTAATGTTCCGAAGGGAATCGACCCATCTAAAATAAAAGTAATTGAAGCCTCTGCCACTCAAGGAGTTCCAGAATTAATGGATTATTTCATGAAAATTGACCATATCTGA
- a CDS encoding 1,4-dihydroxy-2-naphthoate polyprenyltransferase has product MKAWIQAFRLRTLPLAISSILLANLMAYKVLQGFFSFEIFWLTILTTVLLQILSNLANDYGDAVNGADHEGRKGPQRAVQSGEISKESMKRAIYIFSALSFVSGIGLLYQSISTLDEFLYFIGLGVLAIIAAITYTAGKKPYGYAGLGDLSVLIFFGWVGVLGSYYLQVGELDITLLFPATACGLLAVAVLNVNNIRDIESDIEAGKKSIPVRLGRKWAVMYHWLLLFSAIICGLCYVYFNYESPLQWLFVIIFPLLRKNGWAVTRLKEPSELDPYLKQMAITSLLFSILFGVTQLLPLYFQF; this is encoded by the coding sequence ATGAAAGCTTGGATTCAGGCCTTTAGATTAAGAACATTACCATTAGCAATTTCCAGTATTCTTTTGGCCAATTTAATGGCGTATAAAGTACTGCAAGGATTTTTCAGTTTTGAGATTTTTTGGTTGACTATTTTAACGACAGTACTACTACAAATTCTTTCGAATTTAGCCAATGACTACGGTGATGCCGTAAATGGAGCAGATCATGAGGGGAGAAAAGGTCCGCAAAGGGCTGTTCAGAGTGGTGAGATATCAAAAGAATCAATGAAAAGAGCGATTTATATCTTTAGTGCGCTCTCATTTGTATCGGGAATTGGTTTACTCTATCAGAGCATATCCACACTAGATGAATTTTTATACTTCATTGGGTTAGGTGTTTTAGCCATTATTGCAGCAATTACATATACCGCAGGTAAAAAGCCCTATGGGTATGCTGGTTTAGGCGATTTAAGTGTATTAATCTTTTTTGGTTGGGTAGGTGTGCTAGGAAGTTATTACCTACAGGTAGGTGAATTAGATATCACTTTATTATTCCCGGCAACAGCTTGTGGTTTGCTTGCAGTAGCTGTACTCAACGTAAACAATATAAGAGATATTGAATCTGATATAGAAGCAGGAAAAAAATCAATTCCAGTAAGATTAGGAAGAAAATGGGCCGTGATGTATCATTGGTTATTACTATTTTCTGCAATTATTTGTGGTCTATGTTATGTGTATTTTAATTATGAATCACCTTTACAATGGTTATTCGTTATTATTTTCCCATTATTGAGAAAAAATGGTTGGGCGGTAACACGTTTAAAAGAGCCAAGTGAATTGGATCCTTATTTGAAACAAATGGCCATTACTTCTCTTTTATTTTCTATCTTATTTGGAGTAACTCAACTTTTACCTTTATACTTTCAATTTTAA
- a CDS encoding SiaC family regulatory phosphoprotein, with amino-acid sequence MNDLIINKNSKNIQIPQVTLKYNESSGNIYGQSFHITAAELYREITMWIDEYFVLKNDLSLTFGITYFDTASSKGIFNVLETLKKWQLKGKKISIVWYVLENDDDLLEDIEELSESADVHISTILSDKSQLIAS; translated from the coding sequence ATGAATGATTTAATAATTAACAAAAACAGCAAAAATATTCAAATTCCTCAAGTAACATTAAAATATAACGAATCTAGCGGCAACATTTATGGACAATCTTTTCATATCACTGCTGCTGAGTTATACAGAGAAATAACGATGTGGATTGACGAATATTTTGTACTGAAGAATGATTTATCACTAACATTTGGTATTACTTATTTTGACACAGCTTCCTCAAAAGGAATTTTTAATGTTTTAGAAACATTAAAAAAATGGCAATTGAAAGGAAAGAAAATTTCGATTGTTTGGTATGTATTAGAAAATGATGATGACTTATTAGAAGATATTGAAGAATTATCAGAAAGTGCTGATGTTCACATTTCTACTATCCTATCTGATAAATCTCAATTAATAGCCAGTTAA
- the xseA gene encoding exodeoxyribonuclease VII large subunit, with amino-acid sequence MMSGNRPIYKLSRLNESIAKKIGEIDQSFWIKVEISNVSIRNGHVHLEIIEKDDKQIIAKQQANIWSQSYLALKKRLGDDVFDEIIKRGSSVVIEINIQFHSIYGLSLNVIDIDENHSLGELERLRRLAIQRLASAGLIDKQKLLKIPLVFERIAIISSPKAAGYEDFMKQLRNNDFGYQFTIKLFDSEVQGSNATKSIIKQIHTIQALDEKYDAICIIRGGGSKTDLLAFDNFDIGEAIALCTLPVITGIGHERDESIADIVANRKEKTPTAAAQFIISRNFNFEQNLMLSFDSISNNLKNRIQFEQKQIELAESRVLPKFDKYLYMHHHRIEKFDYEIRGTIKSKVDDEHSQLKQLNQSIKDTSKGQVRRENQRLSYQKDVLKRNFDNTISNQHMLLERSKIRYQDVNFLLKRKINNFEHLSDNISSLFKSNIKSALHQLDIIELKVESNNPEKIIDKGYTMTLREGKLLKKEDLKEGEKIQTIGKGFKIESLVNKID; translated from the coding sequence ATGATGAGTGGTAATAGGCCCATATATAAACTCTCAAGACTTAACGAAAGTATAGCCAAAAAAATAGGAGAGATCGACCAATCATTTTGGATAAAAGTAGAAATTTCGAATGTTTCTATCCGAAATGGGCACGTTCATCTCGAAATTATAGAAAAGGACGATAAACAGATTATTGCTAAACAGCAGGCTAATATTTGGAGTCAAAGCTATCTGGCTTTAAAAAAGCGTTTAGGTGATGATGTTTTTGACGAAATTATTAAAAGAGGGTCATCTGTAGTCATTGAAATAAATATTCAATTCCATTCTATTTATGGTTTATCGCTCAATGTTATTGATATTGATGAGAACCATTCATTAGGTGAATTAGAAAGACTAAGAAGATTAGCAATTCAACGATTGGCTTCGGCCGGACTTATTGATAAACAGAAATTATTAAAGATTCCATTAGTATTTGAAAGAATAGCAATTATATCCTCACCTAAAGCGGCAGGTTATGAGGACTTTATGAAACAACTAAGAAATAATGACTTTGGATATCAGTTTACTATTAAATTATTTGATAGTGAAGTTCAAGGCAGTAATGCGACCAAATCTATCATTAAACAAATACATACTATTCAGGCTTTAGACGAAAAGTATGACGCTATTTGTATCATTAGAGGAGGAGGTTCAAAGACAGACCTTTTAGCGTTTGATAACTTTGATATTGGAGAAGCAATAGCTTTATGTACTCTTCCTGTTATCACTGGAATAGGGCACGAAAGGGATGAAAGTATTGCTGATATCGTTGCAAATAGAAAGGAGAAAACACCTACAGCTGCTGCTCAATTTATCATCTCAAGGAATTTCAATTTTGAGCAGAACTTGATGTTAAGTTTTGATTCAATATCAAATAACTTGAAGAATAGAATACAATTTGAGCAGAAGCAAATAGAATTAGCAGAATCCCGTGTTTTACCTAAGTTTGATAAATACCTTTATATGCATCATCATCGAATCGAAAAATTTGATTATGAAATTAGAGGTACAATCAAATCAAAAGTGGATGATGAACATTCACAATTGAAACAGTTGAACCAATCCATTAAGGATACTTCTAAGGGACAAGTTCGAAGAGAAAATCAGCGATTGAGTTATCAGAAAGATGTTTTGAAAAGGAATTTTGATAATACTATTTCTAATCAACACATGTTACTTGAAAGATCAAAAATTAGATATCAAGATGTGAACTTCTTGCTCAAAAGGAAAATCAATAATTTTGAGCATTTATCTGATAACATTTCTTCTTTATTTAAATCAAATATCAAATCTGCTTTACATCAGTTAGATATTATAGAGTTAAAGGTAGAGTCGAATAACCCTGAGAAAATTATTGATAAAGGATACACTATGACGCTTAGAGAGGGTAAACTTCTAAAAAAAGAAGACCTCAAAGAAGGAGAAAAAATACAAACCATCGGTAAAGGTTTCAAAATTGAAAGTTTAGTAAATAAAATTGACTAA
- a CDS encoding ABC transporter permease — translation MKGRNSLPYFISKRLSAHRNNSFTKLISKIAIGSVALGVGALILAFSIFYGFKEGIEDKLFLHVGHLNVEKFTMNRSKEEPPVNVNNSDLHNYKEELPHVKNVYNYAHKWGLLKSNEEVAGLLIKGLSKDYQIERWNKEIVAGRFPSLEVEKNGAKEIMISKSLATKMHLKVNDDIIIYFIQKPPKARKMKISGIYSTGLEDFDDMVAYGDINLVRRLNNWGDSLVGGMEIIVDDFDKLDDIGTEIDEEYVDVHLHMRSVKDKYAHFFDWFHMLYNNVWIFLIVIVSVAIFNVISIMLILIMERTAMIGTFKALGANNNLLQKIFIFDGIRMAVKGMLIGNGVALIFGVVQQKFKIIPLEASTYYLDHVPFSFHWDTIFLINITIIVLTSLGLLIPSSIVLGISPIKSIKFN, via the coding sequence ATGAAGGGAAGAAACAGTTTACCTTATTTTATATCAAAAAGGTTAAGTGCTCACAGAAATAATTCTTTTACAAAGCTAATTTCTAAAATCGCTATTGGTAGTGTGGCTTTAGGCGTTGGTGCTTTGATTTTAGCCTTTTCAATTTTTTACGGATTTAAGGAGGGTATAGAGGATAAATTATTTCTACATGTTGGCCATTTAAATGTAGAAAAGTTTACCATGAATAGGAGTAAAGAAGAACCTCCAGTGAACGTAAATAATTCCGATCTACATAATTATAAAGAAGAGTTGCCACATGTAAAGAACGTATATAATTACGCTCATAAATGGGGATTACTAAAATCGAACGAGGAAGTAGCAGGTTTACTTATTAAAGGACTATCGAAAGATTATCAGATTGAACGATGGAACAAAGAAATAGTAGCAGGACGTTTCCCTTCATTAGAAGTGGAGAAAAATGGTGCGAAGGAAATAATGATTAGTAAATCTCTAGCGACTAAAATGCATTTAAAAGTAAATGATGATATCATTATTTACTTCATTCAAAAGCCTCCAAAAGCTAGGAAAATGAAAATCTCGGGTATTTACAGTACTGGTTTGGAAGATTTTGATGATATGGTAGCTTATGGAGATATTAATCTTGTCAGAAGACTAAACAATTGGGGAGACTCATTGGTTGGTGGGATGGAGATTATAGTTGACGATTTTGATAAACTAGATGATATTGGAACAGAGATCGATGAGGAATATGTTGATGTACATCTTCATATGAGAAGTGTGAAAGATAAATATGCCCATTTCTTCGATTGGTTTCATATGTTATACAACAACGTTTGGATCTTTTTGATAGTAATAGTGAGTGTTGCCATATTCAATGTGATCTCAATTATGTTAATCCTTATAATGGAGAGAACGGCTATGATTGGTACATTCAAAGCATTAGGAGCCAATAATAATTTATTGCAGAAGATTTTTATTTTTGATGGTATAAGAATGGCTGTAAAAGGAATGCTTATTGGAAATGGTGTTGCTTTGATTTTTGGTGTTGTTCAACAAAAATTCAAGATTATTCCACTAGAGGCATCCACTTATTACTTAGATCATGTACCTTTTAGTTTCCATTGGGACACAATATTCTTAATCAATATCACTATTATAGTATTAACATCTTTAGGGCTTTTAATACCAAGTTCTATTGTTTTAGGTATATCACCAATTAAGTCGATCAAGTTTAATTGA